One stretch of Alcaligenes aquatilis DNA includes these proteins:
- a CDS encoding glycosyltransferase family 4 protein, whose protein sequence is MGGFWVVAMRILQLNFERGWRGGERQTLLSLLHMQQAGHQVSLLARGDEELAKRAKEQGLSVVECASVGAALRYLLVHGRGFDIVHSQTASCMSWLALLHFWLPKRVVFTRRTAFPVDRKRIEQRSGRQASIPLSSKERRTRWKWRKADRLVAISQAAAAEPRRLGFSVDVIPSAIDYVEQDDAYVNHLRQRWNPQGLHVLGTMAALTAEKDPLTLIRAVHALYQRRQDFVFLHFGAPGSESLAAQELIVQLGLESCYKLAGFEARPEQAYRLMDGFVLSSRHEALGSSVLDAFVYDVPVTATMAGGLSELLDNGRGTLCAVGDAQAIAQALDATLSNPTAARQQAALAHRWVQQEHDPAVMVQRYLRLYQQLVQQRART, encoded by the coding sequence ATGGGCGGATTCTGGGTGGTCGCCATGCGCATTCTGCAGCTTAATTTCGAGCGCGGCTGGCGCGGTGGCGAGCGGCAGACCTTGTTGAGTCTGCTGCATATGCAGCAGGCTGGCCATCAGGTCAGCTTGCTGGCCAGAGGCGATGAGGAATTGGCCAAGCGTGCCAAAGAGCAGGGCTTGAGCGTGGTGGAGTGTGCCTCTGTGGGTGCCGCACTGCGCTACTTGCTGGTACATGGCCGTGGTTTTGATATCGTCCACTCTCAAACCGCGTCCTGCATGAGCTGGTTGGCCCTGCTGCATTTCTGGCTGCCCAAGCGGGTCGTCTTTACACGTCGCACGGCTTTTCCGGTTGATCGTAAACGTATCGAGCAGCGTAGTGGGCGGCAAGCAAGCATCCCCTTAAGTTCCAAAGAGCGCCGCACGCGCTGGAAATGGCGCAAGGCGGATCGCCTGGTGGCCATCAGTCAGGCAGCGGCAGCCGAGCCGCGTCGCCTGGGTTTTTCTGTAGACGTGATTCCCAGCGCCATTGACTATGTGGAGCAGGACGACGCCTATGTGAACCACTTGCGGCAGCGTTGGAATCCGCAAGGCTTGCACGTTCTGGGGACGATGGCAGCATTGACGGCAGAGAAAGATCCCTTGACCCTGATTCGTGCCGTTCATGCCCTGTATCAGCGTCGTCAGGACTTTGTGTTTTTGCATTTTGGTGCGCCTGGTTCCGAGTCCTTAGCGGCACAGGAACTGATTGTGCAATTGGGCCTGGAGTCCTGCTACAAGCTGGCGGGTTTTGAAGCTCGCCCTGAACAAGCGTATCGCCTGATGGATGGCTTTGTCTTGAGTTCCCGGCATGAGGCCCTGGGTTCCAGTGTCCTGGATGCGTTCGTGTATGACGTTCCCGTGACGGCGACGATGGCGGGGGGCTTGAGCGAGCTGCTGGACAATGGGCGCGGTACCTTATGCGCGGTAGGGGATGCGCAAGCCATCGCCCAGGCTTTGGACGCCACTTTGAGCAATCCGACGGCCGCGCGGCAACAGGCCGCACTGGCACATCGCTGGGTGCAGCAGGAGCATGACCCCGCTGTCATGGTGCAGCGTTACCTGCGTCTGTATCAGCAACTGGTGCAACAACGCGCACGAACCTGA
- the glmS gene encoding glutamine--fructose-6-phosphate transaminase (isomerizing), with product MCGIVGAVAQRDIVPVLLEGLQRLEYRGYDSCGVAVHAQGQLLRARSTQRVAELQEQVKADQLQGFTGIAHTRWATHGAPATHNAHPHFSGKGKARIALVHNGIIENHDELRTELQNIGYVFESQTDTEVIAHLIDHLYNGDLFEAVQQVIRRLTGAYAIAVFCQDEPHRVVGARHGSPLVVGVGQNENFLASDALALAGTTDQIIYLEDGDVIDLQINKVWIMDKDGRTVDRPVHTVHLHTAAAELGPYRHFMQKEIFEQPRAVGDTLQDIESVTPELFGDQAYKVFQDIDNVLILACGTSYYAGLTARYWIESLAKIPVNVEIASEYRYRDSVPNPRTLVVTISQSGETADTLAALKHARSLGMEQTLTICNVATSAMVRECKLSYITRAGVEIGVASTKAFTTQLTALFLLTIALAQVKGHLNQEQEGDYLKALRHLPTAIAAVLALEPQIMAWADRFASKENALFLGRGMHYPIAMEGALKLKEISYIHAEGYPAGELKHGPLALVTEAMPVVTIAPRDELLEKLKSNIEEVHARGGELYVFADADTRIGSSERVHVIRMPEHYGKLSPILHTVTLQLLAYHTACSRGTDVDKPRNLAKSVTVE from the coding sequence ATGTGTGGAATTGTTGGCGCGGTGGCGCAACGCGATATTGTTCCCGTGCTGCTGGAGGGGCTGCAGCGCCTGGAGTACCGGGGCTACGATTCTTGCGGGGTTGCTGTTCATGCGCAGGGTCAGTTGTTGCGGGCACGCAGTACACAGCGTGTGGCCGAGCTGCAAGAGCAGGTCAAGGCGGATCAACTGCAAGGCTTTACCGGCATTGCTCACACACGCTGGGCAACCCATGGCGCACCGGCGACTCATAACGCCCACCCGCATTTCTCCGGCAAGGGCAAAGCGCGTATTGCGCTGGTGCATAACGGCATTATCGAAAACCATGACGAACTGCGCACCGAGCTGCAAAACATAGGCTACGTGTTCGAGAGCCAAACCGATACTGAGGTGATCGCTCACCTGATCGACCACCTGTACAACGGTGACCTGTTCGAGGCCGTGCAGCAGGTTATTCGCCGTTTGACCGGTGCCTATGCCATTGCCGTGTTCTGCCAGGATGAGCCGCATCGTGTGGTGGGTGCTCGCCATGGTTCGCCCCTGGTCGTCGGCGTGGGCCAGAACGAAAATTTCCTGGCATCGGATGCCCTGGCATTGGCCGGAACCACCGATCAAATCATCTACCTGGAAGACGGTGATGTGATCGATCTGCAGATCAATAAAGTGTGGATCATGGACAAGGACGGCCGCACCGTTGATCGTCCCGTACACACCGTGCATTTGCACACCGCTGCGGCTGAATTGGGCCCATACCGCCACTTTATGCAAAAGGAAATCTTCGAGCAGCCCCGTGCGGTGGGCGATACCTTGCAAGACATTGAAAGCGTTACGCCCGAGCTGTTTGGCGACCAGGCCTACAAGGTTTTTCAGGATATCGACAATGTGCTGATTCTGGCTTGCGGCACCAGCTATTACGCCGGTTTGACCGCCCGTTACTGGATCGAGTCCCTGGCCAAAATCCCCGTTAACGTGGAAATCGCCAGCGAATACCGCTACCGCGACAGCGTGCCCAACCCCCGCACTTTGGTGGTGACGATTTCCCAGTCCGGCGAAACCGCCGACACCCTGGCCGCCTTGAAGCATGCCCGCAGCCTAGGCATGGAGCAGACTCTGACCATCTGCAACGTGGCCACCAGCGCCATGGTGCGCGAGTGCAAACTGTCCTACATCACCCGTGCTGGCGTAGAAATTGGCGTGGCTTCGACCAAAGCCTTCACCACCCAGTTGACCGCCTTGTTCTTGCTGACCATCGCACTGGCTCAAGTCAAAGGACATCTGAATCAGGAGCAGGAAGGCGACTACCTGAAAGCCCTGCGCCATTTGCCTACCGCTATCGCAGCCGTGTTGGCACTGGAGCCGCAAATCATGGCCTGGGCTGATCGTTTTGCCAGCAAGGAAAACGCCTTGTTTCTGGGCCGTGGCATGCATTACCCCATCGCCATGGAAGGCGCGCTGAAGCTGAAAGAAATCAGCTACATCCACGCCGAAGGCTACCCCGCCGGTGAACTGAAACACGGCCCTCTGGCCCTGGTCACCGAAGCCATGCCTGTAGTCACCATCGCCCCACGCGATGAGCTGCTGGAAAAGCTGAAATCCAATATCGAAGAAGTCCACGCACGCGGTGGCGAACTGTACGTGTTTGCTGATGCCGATACCCGTATCGGCAGCAGCGAGCGTGTGCACGTGATCCGCATGCCAGAGCACTACGGCAAGTTGTCCCCCATCTTGCACACCGTGACACTGCAATTGCTGGCGTATCACACCGCCTGCTCGCGTGGTACGGACGTGGATAAACCACGGAATTTGGCCAAGAGTGTGACGGTGGAGTGA
- a CDS encoding sigma-70 family RNA polymerase sigma factor: MSSSVLPLSGVSLADSVESLYCDHHSWLQRWLHHRLGGADQAADLAQDTFVRLLSSRSRWQFASPGEARAYLRKTAQNLCINLWRRQEIEQAWLDILAATPENVYPSAERQAMILQALEEISAMLSSLSPKAAKAFTLAVICEMTDDEVGAEMGISGRMVRKYVAQAMLGCISLQACQTVAELRQEPQY; encoded by the coding sequence GTGTCATCTTCAGTTCTACCCTTGTCAGGTGTGTCTTTGGCCGATTCGGTCGAGTCACTTTACTGCGACCACCACAGTTGGTTGCAGCGCTGGCTGCATCATCGATTGGGTGGGGCAGACCAGGCGGCTGACTTGGCGCAGGATACGTTTGTACGCTTGCTAAGCAGCCGTTCCCGCTGGCAATTTGCCAGTCCCGGCGAAGCCCGTGCCTATTTGCGCAAGACAGCGCAAAACCTGTGCATCAACTTGTGGCGACGTCAGGAAATTGAACAGGCCTGGTTGGATATTCTGGCCGCGACGCCCGAGAATGTTTACCCCTCGGCAGAACGTCAGGCCATGATTTTGCAGGCCCTGGAAGAGATCAGCGCCATGCTCAGCAGCCTGTCTCCCAAAGCGGCCAAGGCGTTTACCCTGGCCGTCATTTGCGAGATGACAGACGATGAGGTCGGCGCAGAAATGGGTATTTCCGGCCGCATGGTGCGCAAGTATGTGGCGCAAGCCATGTTGGGCTGCATCAGCTTGCAGGCTTGCCAGACCGTCGCAGAATTGCGTCAGGAACCTCAGTACTAA
- a CDS encoding Lrp/AsnC family transcriptional regulator: MIELDELDLRILEQLQNDASISNQALALRVHASAPTCLRRVRRLSEQGVIRRQVALLDPEQLGPSLTAIVEITLDRQGEEYLQQFERLMAPETAVTQCYRVSTGVDFIVILQVSDMTAYHKLAHALFTNQANIRNIRSFFSIHQAKFETRVPLPAAKI; the protein is encoded by the coding sequence ATGATTGAACTGGACGAGCTGGACTTACGCATTCTGGAGCAGCTGCAAAATGATGCTTCCATCAGCAATCAGGCGCTGGCTTTGCGCGTGCATGCCTCTGCCCCAACTTGCTTGCGGCGAGTGCGTCGTTTAAGTGAACAAGGGGTGATTCGCAGGCAGGTCGCCTTGCTGGATCCGGAACAACTGGGCCCCAGTTTGACGGCGATTGTAGAGATTACGCTGGACCGTCAGGGTGAAGAATATCTGCAGCAATTCGAGCGCCTGATGGCACCGGAAACTGCGGTGACGCAATGCTATCGGGTCTCTACTGGCGTGGATTTCATTGTGATCCTGCAGGTCAGCGATATGACGGCATATCACAAGCTGGCTCATGCCCTGTTCACCAACCAGGCAAATATCCGCAATATTCGCAGCTTCTTCTCGATTCATCAGGCCAAGTTCGAGACACGAGTCCCTTTACCTGCGGCGAAGATCTAA
- a CDS encoding FecR domain-containing protein, producing the protein MKHGSSFSSSSTPPHAVLMQAAEWYACLRDGKASAEQRSAWQSWLKQDEMHSTAWRYVEEVSRSFEPVRSVPDSRCVVEKLHTANERLHQRRRVLAGVVALAGTGVASWLSWRHSWLPSSVLALAADHSTQTGEQNQIVLADGSRLWLNTSSAIDVKFTAQARHIVLMSGEIFIQTAKDDMDRPFTVQTPQGNMRALGTQFNVRMDQDCTQLAVYEGAVQVSTAKGQNTATVQAGKQVHFSAQRIRHSMDAEQAREAWTKGVLVADNIALRSVIKELGRYRKGYLGVDDAVADLKVYGSFPIHDTDRVLKMLASALPIRIDQPMPWWTSVQALD; encoded by the coding sequence ATGAAGCACGGTTCCAGTTTTTCTTCCTCGTCCACTCCTCCCCACGCCGTTTTGATGCAAGCCGCCGAATGGTATGCCTGTCTGCGCGATGGCAAGGCCAGTGCCGAGCAACGTTCCGCCTGGCAGAGCTGGCTTAAGCAGGACGAGATGCACAGTACCGCCTGGCGTTATGTGGAGGAAGTCAGTCGCAGTTTTGAGCCTGTACGTAGCGTGCCGGATTCGCGCTGTGTGGTGGAGAAATTGCACACGGCCAACGAGCGTTTGCATCAACGTCGTCGCGTTCTGGCCGGTGTGGTTGCGCTGGCAGGAACGGGAGTTGCTAGCTGGTTGAGCTGGCGTCATTCCTGGCTGCCGTCCAGTGTTCTGGCCTTGGCGGCTGACCACTCTACACAAACCGGCGAGCAGAACCAGATTGTGCTGGCAGACGGCTCTCGGCTTTGGTTGAACACCTCCTCGGCAATTGATGTGAAGTTCACTGCGCAGGCTCGCCATATTGTGTTGATGTCGGGCGAGATCTTTATCCAGACGGCCAAGGACGACATGGACAGGCCGTTCACCGTTCAAACCCCGCAGGGCAATATGCGCGCTTTGGGTACGCAATTCAATGTGCGTATGGACCAGGACTGTACGCAGTTGGCGGTCTATGAAGGGGCCGTGCAGGTGTCTACGGCAAAAGGTCAAAACACCGCCACGGTACAGGCGGGCAAGCAGGTGCACTTTAGTGCGCAGCGCATCCGGCACAGCATGGACGCCGAGCAGGCACGTGAGGCCTGGACCAAAGGCGTTCTGGTGGCTGACAACATCGCCTTGCGTAGCGTGATCAAGGAATTAGGTCGTTACCGCAAAGGCTATCTGGGTGTGGATGATGCCGTGGCTGACCTGAAGGTCTATGGCAGTTTCCCCATTCATGACACGGACCGTGTGCTGAAAATGTTGGCTTCGGCACTGCCGATTCGTATCGACCAGCCCATGCCCTGGTGGACCAGTGTGCAAGCTCTGGATTGA
- the glmU gene encoding bifunctional UDP-N-acetylglucosamine diphosphorylase/glucosamine-1-phosphate N-acetyltransferase GlmU, with protein MLNIVILAAGMGKRMQSDLPKVLHPIAGKSMLAHVLDSARELEPEKVVVVVGHGAERVQQTFAQAELAFALQQPQHGTGHAVQQAVPELVGGDQQDDATLVLYGDVPLVQADTLRRLLAARGQGVAVLTETLADSTGYGRIIRGADGSVQRIVEHKDANDAERAVKEVNTGILVAPTARLKDWLTRITNDNAQGEYYLTDIIALAVADGVSVQAAQPAAGWETLGVNSRIQQAELERLWQAEQARRLLEKGVTLADPARFDLRGTLECGRDVFIDVGCVFEGKVVLQDGVRVGPHSVLRDVTIGAGTQIEAFSHLQQAQVGEQARIGPYARLRPGAVLANHTHVGNFVEIKNTQLGEGSKANHLAYIGDADVGQRVNIGAGTITCNYDGVNKFRTVIGDDAFIGSDTQLVAPVTVGRGATIGAGTTLVRNAPDDQLTLSRSEQRSVSGWKRPVRKS; from the coding sequence ATGCTTAATATCGTGATTCTGGCAGCAGGCATGGGCAAGCGTATGCAGTCTGACCTGCCCAAAGTACTGCACCCTATCGCCGGCAAATCCATGCTGGCCCACGTGCTCGACAGCGCACGTGAATTGGAGCCGGAAAAAGTTGTGGTCGTGGTGGGGCATGGCGCCGAGCGCGTTCAGCAAACCTTCGCTCAGGCCGAGCTGGCCTTTGCCTTGCAGCAACCTCAACATGGCACGGGCCACGCTGTACAACAGGCTGTGCCTGAACTGGTCGGTGGCGACCAGCAAGATGACGCCACGCTGGTTCTGTATGGCGACGTCCCTCTGGTCCAGGCTGACACCTTGCGACGCTTGTTGGCCGCGCGTGGCCAAGGCGTGGCTGTATTGACTGAAACGCTGGCAGACTCCACCGGCTATGGCCGCATCATTCGCGGTGCTGACGGTTCCGTGCAACGCATTGTTGAGCACAAAGATGCCAACGACGCCGAGCGTGCCGTGAAAGAGGTCAATACCGGCATTTTGGTGGCGCCCACGGCCCGCCTGAAAGACTGGTTGACCCGCATTACCAATGACAATGCACAAGGCGAGTATTACCTGACCGACATCATCGCCTTGGCGGTTGCCGATGGCGTGTCGGTGCAAGCTGCTCAACCCGCTGCTGGCTGGGAAACCCTGGGTGTGAATAGCCGCATTCAACAGGCTGAGCTGGAGCGTTTGTGGCAAGCCGAGCAGGCCCGTCGCTTGCTGGAAAAAGGCGTGACACTGGCTGACCCGGCCCGCTTTGATCTGCGCGGCACACTGGAATGTGGCCGCGATGTGTTCATTGATGTGGGCTGCGTGTTTGAAGGCAAGGTCGTGCTGCAAGACGGCGTGCGTGTTGGCCCGCATAGCGTGCTGCGTGACGTGACCATCGGTGCTGGTACACAGATCGAAGCCTTCAGCCATCTGCAACAAGCCCAGGTTGGCGAACAAGCCCGTATCGGCCCTTACGCCCGCCTGCGTCCAGGTGCTGTGCTGGCCAATCACACCCACGTAGGCAACTTCGTGGAAATCAAGAACACCCAACTGGGCGAAGGCTCCAAAGCCAATCATCTGGCCTATATCGGTGATGCCGATGTGGGGCAGCGTGTGAACATTGGCGCGGGCACCATCACCTGCAATTACGACGGCGTGAACAAGTTCCGCACCGTGATTGGTGACGATGCGTTCATCGGCTCCGATACGCAGTTGGTGGCCCCGGTGACCGTAGGCCGTGGCGCAACGATTGGTGCGGGTACGACCCTGGTGCGCAATGCACCGGATGATCAGTTGACCCTGTCGCGTTCGGAACAGCGCAGCGTGTCCGGCTGGAAGCGCCCGGTTCGTAAATCTTGA